Proteins from a genomic interval of Chitinophagaceae bacterium:
- the folK gene encoding 2-amino-4-hydroxy-6-hydroxymethyldihydropteridine diphosphokinase, which yields MNYHILLGSNKEEMLSTIEQAKRMLSEKKHRILSQSSFYKTEPWGEKQQPDFLNQVIIIQTDTTPFLLLEQLQEIEKLLGRTRNEENRWAERTIDIDILYAENTILKTETLTIPHPLIHLRNFTLIPLVEIDPFFIHPLLKRNQQQLLHSSPDKCTVIQHTNLL from the coding sequence CTCTAATAAAGAAGAGATGCTCTCTACCATAGAACAAGCGAAAAGAATGCTTTCAGAAAAAAAACACCGCATTCTATCCCAATCATCTTTTTATAAAACAGAGCCTTGGGGGGAAAAACAACAACCCGATTTTTTAAACCAAGTTATTATAATCCAAACAGATACCACACCTTTTCTTTTATTAGAGCAACTCCAAGAAATAGAAAAACTACTTGGAAGAACCCGAAATGAAGAGAATAGATGGGCTGAAAGAACCATAGATATAGACATCCTCTATGCTGAAAATACCATTCTCAAAACGGAAACATTGACAATCCCACACCCCCTCATCCATTTGAGAAACTTTACTCTTATTCCTTTGGTAGAAATTGACCCTTTTTTTATACATCCTCTTTTAAAAAGAAACCAACAACAATTACTCCATTCCTCTCCCGACAAATGCACCGTCATACAACATACAAATCTTTTATAA
- a CDS encoding shikimate kinase produces the protein MKLAGTKKFFLIGLPGSGKTTVGKILSMEIQIPFLDLDGEVEKKEKKTVSEIFRTDGEPFFREIESHVLQEIIHKKTEYVLSCGGGTPFFFENMKHMKENGITIYLETPWEDISVRLWRKKEKRPLIESISSQDFQNSIEKRFSYRIPIYKTADIIINTACKEKKTVVGEIVSALHTFI, from the coding sequence ATGAAACTTGCAGGTACAAAGAAATTTTTTTTAATTGGACTACCGGGTTCAGGAAAAACTACTGTTGGAAAGATATTATCTATGGAGATTCAAATTCCTTTTTTGGATTTGGATGGAGAAGTAGAAAAAAAAGAAAAAAAAACTGTTTCTGAAATATTTAGAACAGATGGAGAACCTTTTTTTAGAGAAATAGAATCTCATGTACTCCAAGAAATTATACACAAAAAAACAGAATATGTACTATCCTGTGGAGGAGGAACGCCTTTTTTTTTTGAAAATATGAAACATATGAAAGAAAATGGGATTACTATTTATTTAGAAACCCCATGGGAGGATATTTCCGTCCGCTTGTGGAGGAAAAAAGAAAAACGTCCTCTTATTGAATCCATTTCATCCCAAGATTTTCAGAACAGTATCGAGAAAAGATTTTCATACAGAATCCCTATCTATAAAACAGCGGACATTATAATAAACACTGCTTGTAAAGAAAAAAAAACGGTGGTAGGTGAAATAGTTTCTGCTCTACATACATTTATTTGA
- a CDS encoding translation initiation factor codes for MQKKNKSENHIVYSTNPQFLYSQDNQAEEKTVSAEKQKLYVYYETKGRRGKQVTIITGLKGRTEDLEILAKKIKIHCGTGGSVKEKEIIIQGNFVDTIKTFLKKDNYSVK; via the coding sequence ATGCAAAAAAAAAACAAGTCAGAGAATCACATTGTATACTCTACCAATCCTCAATTTTTATATTCACAAGATAATCAAGCAGAAGAAAAAACAGTTTCTGCCGAAAAACAAAAATTATATGTATACTATGAAACAAAAGGAAGGAGAGGAAAACAAGTCACTATCATTACTGGATTGAAAGGAAGAACAGAGGATTTAGAAATTTTAGCAAAAAAAATAAAGATACATTGCGGCACAGGAGGAAGCGTAAAAGAAAAAGAAATAATTATACAAGGTAACTTTGTGGATACTATAAAAACATTCCTTAAAAAAGACAACTACTCGGTCAAATAA